A DNA window from uncultured Methanoregula sp. contains the following coding sequences:
- a CDS encoding glycosyltransferase family 2 protein: MQVSAIIPTKNRYSDLVACVRSLLFQTMKPDEIIVVDASDTGGLEEVLDTTFGKNPVIRYIHSRPGLTLQRNIGVQAAGGDILLFFDDDVVLEKNFVAEISRVFESDTGKLIGGVYGNIVPSFESGEEKKCGGGKSSLLLFAYSLFASVFFLSKVRKDGKFQPTGFPTYPYGSDVVTTVECVPGGLTGYRREVFQEFSFDENLTGYGYMEDDDFSYRVSRKYKNVYTPHARVIHNESPAARDRRYESRKMMILNYYYLFKKNIPQDFFHRAVFWWSVLGLALNEIVTLNFAGLKGLVAGLVQRGKPFQ, from the coding sequence ATGCAGGTCTCTGCCATAATTCCGACGAAGAACCGGTATTCCGATCTGGTCGCCTGTGTCCGATCGCTTCTCTTCCAGACGATGAAGCCGGACGAGATAATTGTAGTCGACGCGAGCGATACTGGCGGACTGGAAGAGGTACTCGATACAACGTTTGGGAAGAATCCGGTGATACGGTACATCCACTCACGGCCAGGACTGACACTCCAGAGGAATATCGGAGTTCAGGCTGCGGGGGGGGACATTCTCCTCTTCTTCGATGACGATGTGGTTCTTGAGAAGAACTTTGTTGCGGAGATCTCCCGGGTTTTCGAGAGCGATACCGGGAAGTTAATCGGCGGCGTGTACGGGAATATCGTTCCTTCCTTTGAATCTGGCGAAGAGAAGAAGTGCGGTGGGGGAAAGTCTTCCCTGCTTCTTTTCGCATATTCCCTGTTCGCTTCCGTATTCTTTCTCTCGAAAGTCAGGAAAGACGGGAAGTTCCAGCCGACCGGTTTTCCAACCTACCCTTACGGATCCGATGTTGTCACGACCGTCGAGTGTGTTCCCGGAGGACTGACCGGGTACCGCAGGGAGGTTTTCCAGGAATTTTCCTTTGACGAAAACCTCACGGGCTACGGGTACATGGAGGACGACGATTTCTCGTACCGGGTTTCCCGGAAATATAAAAACGTCTACACCCCGCACGCCCGGGTGATCCACAACGAGTCGCCTGCAGCGCGGGACCGGCGCTACGAGAGCCGGAAGATGATGATTCTGAATTATTATTACCTTTTCAAGAAGAATATCCCGCAGGATTTTTTCCACCGGGCGGTTTTCTGGTGGTCGGTCCTGGGCCTTGCCCTCAATGAGATTGTTACTTTAAATTTTGCCGGGTTGAAAGGCCTGGTGGCAGGTCTTGTACAGAGAGGAAAGCCGTTTCAATAA